The Ciceribacter thiooxidans genome window below encodes:
- the eutC gene encoding ectoine utilization protein EutC: protein MTRMIILTEAELRRIVPLDREAVACVENAFHALATKAVAMPPILRLDIPEHRGEVDVKTAYVPGLDSFAIKISPGFFDNPKLGLPSTNGMMVLLSSRTGLVEALLLDNGYLTDVRTAAAGAVAARHLAREDAAVATIFGAGMQAGLQLEALTLVRPIREARLWARDKGKAEATARVLADRLAIPVQAESDPEAAVDSADIIVTTTPSDVPVLRAEWLQPGQHVTAMGSDAEHKNELDPRAITRALYVADSLKQTRRLGELHHSIAASLVAPEAEFAELGQVIAGLRPGRTRADDITIADLTGTGIQDTAIATLAFARARAAGAGTTFES, encoded by the coding sequence GTGACACGCATGATAATCCTGACGGAGGCGGAGTTGCGGAGGATCGTGCCGCTCGACCGCGAAGCTGTCGCCTGTGTCGAAAATGCCTTCCACGCACTTGCAACGAAGGCGGTGGCGATGCCGCCGATCCTGCGTCTGGACATTCCCGAGCATCGCGGCGAGGTCGACGTGAAGACCGCCTATGTGCCCGGCCTCGACAGTTTCGCGATCAAGATCAGCCCCGGCTTCTTCGACAATCCGAAGCTCGGCCTGCCGAGTACCAACGGAATGATGGTGCTGTTGTCGAGCCGTACCGGTCTCGTCGAGGCACTGCTGCTCGACAACGGCTATCTGACCGACGTGCGAACGGCGGCCGCAGGAGCGGTCGCGGCAAGGCATCTCGCCCGCGAGGACGCCGCCGTGGCGACGATCTTCGGTGCCGGCATGCAGGCCGGACTGCAGCTCGAAGCTCTGACCCTCGTTCGCCCGATCCGCGAGGCGCGTCTCTGGGCGCGTGATAAAGGTAAGGCGGAAGCCACTGCTCGCGTGCTCGCCGACAGGCTCGCGATCCCGGTGCAGGCCGAGAGCGATCCTGAAGCGGCAGTCGACAGTGCCGACATCATCGTCACCACGACCCCGTCGGACGTCCCGGTTCTGAGAGCAGAATGGCTGCAGCCGGGGCAACACGTCACGGCCATGGGCTCGGATGCGGAACACAAGAATGAACTGGATCCGCGGGCGATCACACGGGCTCTCTATGTTGCCGACAGCCTGAAACAGACCCGACGACTCGGCGAGTTGCATCATTCCATTGCAGCAAGCCTCGTGGCGCCCGAGGCGGAATTTGCCGAGCTCGGACAGGTGATCGCAGGTCTCAGGCCCGGGCGAACGAGGGCAGACGACATCACAATCGCCGACCTGACGGGGACCGGCATCCAGGACACCGCCATTGCCACGCTCGCCTTTGCGCGCGCGCGCGCCGCAGGTGCGGGAACGACTTTCGAAAGCTGA
- the ehuB gene encoding ectoine/hydroxyectoine ABC transporter substrate-binding protein EhuB → MKLRDWISVAAGATALIAMAAATPATADDNKLEELKAQGFARIAIANEPPFTAVGADGKVSGAAPDVAREVFKRLGVADVVASISEYGAMIPGLQAGRHDAITAGLFMKPERCSAVAYSEPILCDAEAFALKKGNPLGLKSYKDIADNPDAKIGAPGGGTEEKLALEAGVPRDRVIVVPDGQSGLKMLQDGRIDVYSLPVLSIHSLIEKANDPNLEVVAPVEGAPVYCDGAAFRKGDEALRDAFDVELAKMKKSGEFAKIIEPYGFSAKAAMSTSREKLCAAK, encoded by the coding sequence ATGAAACTGAGAGACTGGATTTCTGTCGCGGCAGGTGCGACCGCCTTGATCGCAATGGCGGCTGCAACGCCCGCCACTGCGGACGACAACAAGCTGGAGGAGTTGAAGGCGCAGGGCTTCGCGCGCATTGCCATCGCCAACGAGCCGCCGTTCACGGCCGTCGGTGCCGACGGCAAGGTTTCGGGGGCTGCGCCGGACGTCGCCCGCGAGGTCTTCAAGCGCCTCGGCGTTGCAGACGTCGTTGCGTCGATTTCGGAATATGGCGCAATGATCCCGGGCCTTCAGGCCGGGCGTCACGATGCCATCACCGCCGGGCTTTTCATGAAGCCGGAGCGTTGCTCGGCCGTTGCCTATTCCGAACCGATCCTTTGCGACGCGGAAGCCTTTGCCCTGAAGAAGGGTAATCCGCTTGGCCTGAAGAGCTACAAGGATATCGCTGACAATCCCGATGCGAAGATCGGTGCGCCGGGCGGCGGCACTGAGGAAAAACTGGCGCTCGAAGCCGGCGTGCCGCGCGACCGTGTCATCGTCGTGCCGGATGGGCAGAGCGGCTTGAAAATGCTTCAGGACGGTCGCATCGACGTCTATTCGCTGCCTGTCCTCTCGATCCACAGCCTGATCGAGAAGGCGAATGACCCGAACCTTGAGGTCGTGGCGCCGGTCGAGGGTGCCCCGGTCTACTGTGACGGTGCAGCCTTCAGGAAGGGTGACGAGGCCCTGCGCGACGCCTTCGACGTCGAGCTTGCCAAGATGAAGAAATCGGGTGAGTTCGCGAAGATCATCGAACCCTACGGCTTCTCGGCAAAGGCGGCGATGTCGACATCGCGCGAGAAGCTCTGCGCAGCCAAGTAG
- the eutA gene encoding ectoine utilization protein EutA: MTNPVPISLATRAPRLDTRPLDKRVGLIILATDHTTEVDFQRLVASDRIGVYVARIPYANPVTPENLRAMQPSLTAAAALILPDETLDVVMYSCTSASVVIGDAEIATAFNAAKPDTPVVTPTAAAVRGLKALGARRISVLTPYTIETSRPMADYFSALGFEIDRFTCLGLTDDREMARIAPSEIVAFAKEAMAPESDALFISCTAVRAAGVIAEIEAAIGKPVVSSNYATAWACLRLSGDNEARPQLGRLMALPLDGAWT; this comes from the coding sequence ATGACGAACCCGGTTCCGATTTCGCTTGCCACGCGCGCGCCCCGGCTTGATACGCGACCGCTCGACAAGCGCGTCGGCCTCATCATCCTGGCGACGGATCACACGACGGAAGTGGATTTCCAGCGTCTCGTCGCATCCGACCGCATCGGCGTCTACGTTGCCCGCATACCCTACGCCAATCCGGTGACGCCGGAGAACCTGAGGGCGATGCAACCCTCGCTAACGGCGGCGGCCGCTCTGATCCTCCCCGACGAGACGCTCGATGTCGTGATGTATTCCTGCACCTCGGCTTCCGTGGTGATCGGTGACGCCGAAATTGCTACGGCCTTCAATGCCGCCAAGCCCGACACTCCCGTGGTTACCCCGACGGCTGCGGCGGTGCGGGGGCTGAAGGCGCTCGGTGCCAGACGGATATCGGTGCTGACGCCCTATACGATCGAGACGAGCCGGCCGATGGCGGACTATTTCTCCGCGCTCGGCTTCGAGATCGACCGCTTCACCTGTCTCGGGCTCACCGACGACCGGGAGATGGCACGTATCGCGCCGTCGGAAATCGTTGCTTTCGCGAAGGAGGCGATGGCGCCGGAGTCGGACGCACTCTTCATTTCGTGCACGGCTGTTCGTGCAGCCGGCGTGATCGCCGAAATCGAGGCTGCGATCGGCAAGCCTGTCGTCAGCAGCAACTATGCAACCGCCTGGGCGTGCCTTCGTCTCAGCGGCGACAACGAGGCTCGCCCTCAACTCGGTCGGCTGATGGCGTTGCCGCTCGACGGAGCCTGGACATGA
- the ehuD gene encoding ectoine/hydroxyectoine ABC transporter permease subunit EhuD, with protein MEWDWEFVRQIMPTLLEGAKITVLATVLGAAVAAVLGLLFAVLRMAAPAPIARTTSFAVEFIRGTPLLVQLYFIFYVLPDIGIRLPALLAGVIGLGIHYGTYAAEVYRAGIENVPRGQWEAAKATNLTERQTWIHVILPQAIPPMIPALANYLIAMFKETPLLSAITVLELMNQAKSIANSNYRYIEPMTLVGVFFLIISLISVVFLRSLEERYARVEER; from the coding sequence ATGGAATGGGATTGGGAATTCGTCCGCCAGATCATGCCGACGCTCCTCGAGGGCGCGAAGATCACCGTCCTTGCGACCGTTCTCGGCGCGGCCGTCGCTGCGGTGCTCGGGCTCCTTTTCGCGGTGCTGCGGATGGCCGCTCCGGCGCCGATTGCGCGCACGACCAGTTTTGCTGTCGAGTTCATTCGCGGCACGCCGCTGCTGGTGCAGCTCTATTTCATCTTCTACGTCCTTCCGGACATCGGCATCCGCCTGCCGGCGTTGCTTGCCGGCGTCATCGGCCTTGGGATTCACTACGGCACATACGCCGCGGAGGTCTATCGAGCGGGGATCGAAAACGTTCCGCGCGGCCAGTGGGAGGCGGCCAAGGCGACGAACCTGACGGAGCGTCAGACCTGGATCCACGTAATCCTGCCGCAGGCGATACCGCCGATGATCCCGGCGCTCGCAAATTACCTGATCGCCATGTTCAAGGAGACGCCGCTCCTTTCCGCAATCACGGTGCTGGAGCTCATGAACCAGGCCAAGAGCATCGCCAACAGCAACTATCGTTACATCGAACCGATGACCTTGGTCGGCGTGTTCTTCTTGATCATAAGCCTGATCTCCGTCGTCTTCCTCCGCTCTCTAGAAGAGCGCTACGCACGGGTGGAGGAACGATGA
- the eutB gene encoding hydroxyectoine utilization dehydratase EutB, with protein MTAALPVGIEEIEVAARRIAGRVLRTPLVFSSALSERCGVPVGLKLEHHQTTGSFKLRGASNAVLSLSHDERARGVVAASTGNHGRALAHAAKAEGSIATIYMSHLVPENKVSEIRRLGADVRIVGKSQDEAQEEVERLVAERGLVMVPPFDHPAVVAGQGTLGLEIVEQMPDVATVLVPLSGGGLAAGVAAAVKARKPTARVIGITMDRGAAMKASLEAGKPVLVEEYPSLADSLGGGIGLDNHVTFRMCRELLDEVVLLTEAEIAAGMRHAYAQEREVVEGAGAVGIAAILAGQIEIDGPIAVIISGRNIDMGLHQRVMNGEDDPFRKEAAA; from the coding sequence ATGACTGCCGCGCTTCCCGTGGGCATTGAGGAAATCGAGGTTGCCGCCCGGCGCATTGCCGGCCGCGTGCTTCGCACACCGCTCGTCTTCTCGTCGGCGCTCAGCGAGCGCTGCGGCGTGCCGGTCGGTCTGAAGCTTGAGCATCACCAAACGACCGGCAGCTTCAAACTTCGCGGTGCGAGCAACGCGGTGCTTTCGCTGTCACATGATGAGCGGGCACGCGGTGTGGTCGCCGCCTCGACCGGCAATCACGGCAGGGCGCTTGCGCACGCCGCGAAGGCGGAAGGGTCGATTGCGACGATCTACATGTCGCACCTCGTTCCCGAGAACAAGGTCTCCGAAATCCGCCGGCTCGGCGCAGATGTCAGGATCGTCGGAAAATCTCAGGACGAGGCCCAGGAGGAGGTCGAGCGGCTCGTCGCTGAAAGAGGTCTCGTCATGGTTCCGCCCTTCGACCACCCGGCCGTAGTGGCAGGACAGGGGACGCTCGGACTTGAGATCGTGGAGCAGATGCCGGACGTGGCGACCGTGCTCGTGCCGCTCTCAGGGGGTGGCCTCGCTGCCGGCGTTGCGGCCGCGGTCAAGGCCCGCAAACCGACGGCGCGGGTGATCGGGATCACCATGGACCGTGGTGCTGCGATGAAGGCGAGCCTCGAGGCCGGAAAGCCGGTTCTCGTCGAGGAATATCCAAGTCTCGCGGACTCGCTCGGTGGCGGCATCGGGCTCGACAATCACGTGACCTTTCGCATGTGCCGCGAACTGCTCGACGAGGTCGTCCTGCTGACCGAGGCGGAAATCGCCGCTGGCATGCGGCATGCCTATGCGCAGGAACGTGAAGTCGTCGAAGGCGCGGGCGCCGTGGGCATTGCGGCAATTCTCGCCGGACAGATCGAAATCGACGGACCGATCGCGGTCATCATCTCCGGTCGCAATATCGATATGGGCCTGCATCAGCGGGTGATGAACGGTGAAGACGATCCGTTCCGCAAGGAGGCCGCGGCGTGA
- the doeA gene encoding ectoine hydrolase DoeA (DoeA (degradation of ectoine A) is also called EutD (ectoine utilization D).): MTQARLKFSLAEYEARLRKTREAMEAKGVDLLIVSDPSNMAWLTGYDGWSFYVHQAVIVPPSGEPIWFGRGQDANGAKLTAYLKHDNIIGYPDHYVQSTERHPMDYLSGILSDRGFGALRIGVEMDNYWFSAAAFASLQKHLPNARFVDATALVNWQRAVKSETEIKYMRNAARIVEAMHQRIFDKIEVGMRKCDLVAEIYDAGTRGVDGIGGDYPAIVPLLPSGVEASAPHLTWDDRPMKRGEGTFFEVAGCYNRYHVPLSRTVFLGKPTQAFLDAEKATLEGMEAGLAVARPGNTCEDIANAFFAVLKKYGIVKHNRTGYPIGLSYPPDWGERTMSLRPGDRTELRPGMTFHFMTGLWLEDMGFETTESILITESGVECFASVPRKLMVKD; the protein is encoded by the coding sequence ATGACCCAAGCGAGACTGAAATTTTCCCTTGCAGAATACGAGGCGCGGCTGCGCAAGACGCGTGAGGCCATGGAAGCGAAGGGCGTCGACTTGCTGATCGTCAGCGATCCGTCCAACATGGCGTGGCTGACGGGTTATGACGGCTGGTCCTTCTACGTCCATCAGGCCGTGATCGTGCCGCCGTCCGGCGAGCCGATCTGGTTCGGCCGAGGGCAGGATGCCAACGGGGCCAAGCTGACGGCCTATCTCAAGCACGACAACATCATCGGCTATCCGGATCATTACGTGCAGTCGACCGAACGGCACCCGATGGATTATCTCTCCGGAATTCTTTCCGATCGGGGCTTCGGCGCGCTCAGGATCGGCGTCGAGATGGACAATTACTGGTTCTCGGCTGCCGCCTTCGCCTCGCTGCAGAAACATCTGCCGAATGCGCGCTTTGTCGACGCGACAGCGCTCGTCAACTGGCAGCGCGCCGTCAAGAGCGAGACGGAGATCAAATACATGCGCAATGCGGCCCGCATCGTGGAGGCCATGCACCAGCGTATCTTCGACAAGATCGAAGTCGGCATGCGCAAATGCGATCTCGTCGCCGAAATCTACGACGCGGGCACACGCGGCGTCGACGGCATCGGCGGCGACTATCCGGCGATCGTTCCGCTTCTGCCTTCCGGCGTGGAGGCGTCCGCTCCACACCTGACCTGGGACGACCGGCCGATGAAGCGCGGGGAGGGCACCTTCTTCGAGGTCGCGGGCTGCTACAATCGCTACCATGTGCCGCTGTCGCGCACGGTCTTCCTCGGCAAGCCCACCCAGGCCTTCCTCGACGCCGAAAAGGCGACGCTCGAAGGCATGGAGGCGGGGCTTGCCGTCGCCAGGCCCGGCAATACCTGCGAGGATATCGCCAATGCCTTCTTCGCCGTCCTCAAGAAGTACGGCATCGTGAAGCACAACCGCACCGGCTATCCGATCGGGCTCTCCTATCCGCCGGACTGGGGCGAGCGCACGATGAGCCTTCGTCCCGGCGACAGGACCGAACTGAGGCCCGGCATGACCTTCCATTTCATGACGGGTCTGTGGCTCGAGGACATGGGCTTCGAGACGACCGAGAGCATCCTGATCACCGAAAGCGGGGTCGAATGCTTCGCCTCGGTGCCGCGCAAGCTAATGGTCAAGGACTGA
- the ehuC gene encoding ectoine/hydroxyectoine ABC transporter permease subunit EhuC, whose product MIDWSGYIGLILEGAWVTVQLTLMGSALALVAAFAAGLGRLSRFMAVRMLATTYIEFFRGTSIFVQLFWAYFVLPFAGITLTPLQAGVLALGLNVGAYGAEVVRGAVKAIGREQREACIALNLTRGQAMRHVILPQALPLMLPTFCNNAIELLKGTAVVSLISLTDMTFQAQVVRAQTGSTLIPFATILVLYFIMASVISSGMRWLERRATRGLDGVRA is encoded by the coding sequence ATGATCGACTGGTCCGGTTACATCGGATTGATCCTCGAGGGCGCATGGGTAACGGTGCAATTGACCCTCATGGGTTCGGCGCTCGCGCTGGTGGCGGCCTTTGCAGCCGGGCTCGGACGGCTCAGCCGGTTCATGGCGGTGCGTATGCTCGCCACGACCTACATCGAGTTCTTTCGCGGCACCTCCATCTTCGTCCAGCTCTTCTGGGCCTATTTCGTGCTTCCGTTTGCCGGCATCACGCTGACGCCGCTACAGGCTGGCGTGCTGGCGCTCGGGCTCAACGTCGGCGCCTACGGGGCCGAGGTCGTGCGCGGCGCGGTCAAGGCGATCGGACGCGAGCAGCGGGAGGCGTGCATTGCGCTTAATCTCACCCGCGGCCAGGCGATGCGGCACGTGATCCTGCCGCAGGCCTTGCCGCTGATGCTGCCGACCTTTTGCAACAATGCGATCGAACTCCTGAAGGGAACGGCCGTCGTCTCGCTGATCTCGCTCACCGACATGACGTTCCAGGCCCAGGTGGTCAGGGCGCAGACCGGCAGCACGCTGATTCCGTTCGCGACCATCCTGGTGCTCTACTTCATCATGGCTTCGGTCATCTCGTCCGGCATGCGCTGGCTCGAGCGGCGCGCCACCCGCGGTCTCGATGGTGTGAGGGCCTGA